The Paenibacillus sp. RC334 nucleotide sequence GTGGCGACCTCTGTAGCTTTTACAGCCATATCCTGTATCTCTTTACATGATTGGTGGACAAACCTCTTCACCGGATTATCCCTGCTTCTTGTCCTATGGTTTGCCCCGTCCAGAATTGAAAAGCAGTCTCGCATTCCATCCCGGTTTTATCCCCTCCTGCGACTGTTATCTTCCCTGCTTGTATGTACTAATTTTGTAATCGGTTCCTCTGTAGTGGCTGTTGCTTTTCTAGTCCAGAGCCTGACGTTGATTCGGAAAAGGAGGTGAGGAAAATGGTGAAAAAAATCGTATATGGTCTGGCGACCTCGTTGTCTATGTTTGCTGCATTTGCT carries:
- a CDS encoding cyclic lactone autoinducer peptide produces the protein MVKKIVYGLATSLSMFAAFAVSVASYVYVYQGDTPEELLK
- a CDS encoding accessory gene regulator B family protein, which translates into the protein MIETMAFKLANQIKRTVPDHPASIPVLKYALALIINASMIIVLTLVASFVTGRTAEAVTILVAFALLRQISGGIHLKTGMACVVATSVAFTAISCISLHDWWTNLFTGLSLLLVLWFAPSRIEKQSRIPSRFYPLLRLLSSLLVCTNFVIGSSVVAVAFLVQSLTLIRKRR